The DNA sequence GTGGGAAGTACCCTGTGTCTGATGCCGTGGAGTCACCGGTTCGGCCCTTGTAACTTCTCTCTTGTTTAAGTCACGATTGTAACGGATATCTTCCCAAAGCAACAAAACTCATAAATTTAAAACACGTATAAATACCTGTGTacccaacacttaaaaaaaataaaccccacTACATTCCATTCTCAAGGCATCTATGTTGATAATGAGAGATTATTCCCAAAAAGTGACCttagagagaggggggcaggTGATCAAACTCTGAGGAGATACAATGAGAAATTGATCCAATCACACCGAGAGAGAAAGTCCCAGGAAATACTGTGAGGAGGCCATAGGAGAGATGGATTGCCTCCATTTGCCATCGAATCTCATTTCCAAGTTCTCTACCCTCCTCTGCGTCCTCATCGTCCTCATCGATGGGTTCCCCCTCTCTCGGGCTCCTGGTTGCTTTCAGTGAAAGGGAGACAGGGACAggagctgggggttggcaggAGGGAGACTGGGGGTCTGCGActttctggttctctctctctgccaggcTGTGAGTTAGCAGGGGACATGTTACTCTGCCTACGGACTCCGCTCCTGTCTAGTGGCCTTTCCTACAGCCACAGCCCTTCTGAGCTCTGGTaacttcttccccttcttccccttgtCTTTCAAGCCTAGTGATCTTAAGACTCCTGCTATTACTTTCCTGAGGGGTGCTGGTCACCATCCCATGTAATTTTCTCTAAATCTGCCCATATTGGTAGATTGTACCTTAATTAAACTCTTCTGAAGTATCCCATTTTAGGCCATCTGTTTGctgctggcatcctgagagataCTGAAAGGAAAGTAAATTTCAAAAAGCAAGTcaaacagatgactgggttatTCACAGCACTTTAGCTTCGGGATGCGTGCGTGTTCCCAATCTTGCTCCCTAAATTAAGGAAAGCAACAGATTTCTCACCATGACAGCACAATTTGAATGGTTGAGATGGAGGGGTGAGTGGGACAAGGGTCTAATGGTGGGGAGCAAGGTGAGTTTACCAGTTCAGATTTCCACAGCCAAGGCTGCCAGCCAATGCAGCCGGAAGGTGCTCCATGCCTCCTGGTTTTTTCCTGCAGGAGCCCCTGAATACTGCACCCCCAGATCAAGTTACATGGATGTGCACTAGGAGGAAAAACCCAACAGTGGCTTTGGAAATAAATACTTGATGAAGGtgattttcttctagtctttctGCAGGAGGCCACACGCTGACCTGTACGGAAGAGAAAGCCTCCTGTGACTGACCGCTGCTGCAGGACACTTCTCTGCCCAGGAGCAGGGGTGAAGCCCGGTGCTGGAATGAGGCTGATCAGATGCTGATCAGCTCCCGTGATTTCCTGTACAGGCATGTGCTGGCAAGTGAGTGTGGGGTTCTCTGAGTCATGCCTCCTCATGAGATGTTTCTCGACATTTGATCTGACTCTACTCCTATCGCttcacctctgcccatctccccaccccccccactctCCCAGCCCCCGCCCCATCCAGTGTCCATGCCTGCAAAGGAGTGTTGTTTTGTACCCATTTGCTGCCAACTGGGCAGCAATGCCAGGTAACGTGAGCCTGGGCTAGGAAGCTTTATAACTAGAGTAAAGCATACTCTCTGTACTTGTCATTCAAGGCCCTCCAGAGCCTGTTGCACGCTTTTTCGTTGTCATAGTTAGTAACGCACTTGGGTTTACACTTTCTTTCCAGATGACGTCGAAGTGTGCCAAATAAATGGTACAAGACTTCCTGGATCCCATTCTCCAGAAGCAATGACTCATCAGTTTTTCTTCCAAATCATTTATTAGTTATAGCTTTGATCAGTAAactaatatttctgttttttaacttaCCACTATTAGCAACAAGATCAACTGACTCCCCAGATAAGATGTAAAGAATTTAGGATAGGGCTGAGAATTTGGAATTATGAGACTGGGAATTTAAATGAACTGTGATTAGTATGCTAAGGAATTTACTGGGAAAAGTGGGCAACGTGCAGGAGCAGATGAACACTATCAGTGGAAAGGTAGAGAttctaagaaaagggaaatgctaaaaataaaaacatgtaacatAAGTGAAGAAGGCCCTTGATGGGCTCATCAGTAGACGAGCTCTTTTCTGAAGGATCGGTAAGCCTCAAGATAAGCTACtagaaacttcccaaactgaaaggCGAAGAGAAAGAAAGTCTGAAAAAATGGAACAGACTGTTCAAGAGCTGTGGGATGATTACAAAAGGTATAGAATACATAGCATAGGgatattaaaaagagaagaaggaaaggaacagaagatCTCCTTGAAGTAATAATGGCTAAGAGCTTTCCAAATTATTTGCAGGTACCAAACTACAGATCCAGGTAGCTCAGAGAACCTGAACCaggataaataataataatttttagaaagcCCCTATACCTAGATACTCAATTTCTGGGGCCAGAGAAACCGCTCTATATGATACTGTCGTGGTGGGTACGTGATGTTCTGCATCGGTCAAATCCAGTGAGCGATCCAAAGAACCCtaagtaaactatggacttcactTTATAATAACGTGTCTGTATTGGTACATCAATTTAAATAAGTGTGCCACATTAATGGAAAGTGTTAGTAATAGGAGAAACTGTGGGAGGGgtttggggatggggagagggagtaTATGGGAACCCACTGTACTTTCTGTGAAATTTTTCCATACATCTAAAAGTGctctaaaatacaaaattcattaaaaatgaacagGCAAACCACCAACTGGATGAATATTTATAACACACATAACTAAGGAAAGATTCAGCATAAATACAAACTCctacaaataacaaaaaaggGAAACACTTAATAAAAACGGGCAAAACTTAGACACTTCAAAAAAATACAAGTAGCCAATAAGCACGTGGAAAGAGGCCAATTTCCTGTCATTtcggaaatgcaaattaaaacacaatgagatgccacttcacactcattagaatgactaaaattcaGAAGACTGGCAATGTTTGTTAAGAAGGGTTTGGGGCAACTGGCACTTTCAGATGTTGCTGGTGGGGATACGGAATAGCACAACCACTTtagaactgagggcttcagaggggagggggtgtgggaatgggataggccggtgatgggtagtaaggagggcacgtattgcatggtgcactgggtgttatacgcaactaatgaatcatcgaactttacatcaaaaaccagggatgtactgtatggtgactaacataatataataaaaaaatattattataaaaaaataaagattcaattcaaagaaaaatccagttcaaagtaaaaaaaaaaaagaaagaaaagaaaagaggttgGAAATTTCTCAGAGGCGAGCATACATCCTTCTGTGACCTGGCACTGTCACGTCAGGTTATTTACCCGAGAGACATAAAAACATATATCAGGAAACAAAGACTCGAATAAGAATGCTCACAGTAGCTTTACTCACAATATCCcataatggaatactacataGAGATCTATCAATATGAAAACTAATGGTGGTATATCCTCAGCTTTATCACATGGACGAGCTACTGACATAGGCAGTGCCATGGCCTgggtaaatcttaaaaatattatgctgagCGATACAAGAGAGGAACAAAAGAGTACACTGAATGATCCTAAATAGATGAAATCAAAGGTCAGGTAAAACTCATCTTTGCTGATAGAAATAGGAATGATCATTGCCTCTGGGGCAGGAGGAATGTCTGGGGGGAACCTGAGggaacttttggaggtgatgaaaatgtgttGTGTTTTGCTTGGGGTTTGGGTCACCTGGTGTATCCTTGCTACAACTCACTGGACCATACACTTACGATCTGTGCCGTCACTCTCTCCCACTTATACCTCaatcaaagaactgaaaaattaTTAGACGATGCAACGTTTAAACGTCACATATTTTTACAGAACACGTCACTTTAGAAATGCTTTCCTGTAATCGGATTAATGAAATGAATGTTGCGAGCCCTGTGGAGTGAAAGGGGAATCTGATGAAGATCCTGTCCTCGGAGAGCACAGAGTCTAGTAAGACCCACTGGGGACGTGCCGTAAGGATCAGAGAGCTGCAGAGAGGGGGAGCCAGGGCAAAGGCACGGGGGCGGGAGTGAGAAGGGACGCACGTGGGGTTCCACTGGCGGGCGCGGGACAGGAAGTCACAGCAAGATGACTCACCTCCCACCTTGAGCATGCTTTGACGTCGATTTGTCCAGTTAACAAAACTCAACTTTGTGCTTGCACAAACCGAaaatagtgaaagaaagaaatggatggtGACTCAAATCTGGTAAATGGACATTGAACACAGGCTTGGTGTAAAAATtcatcattaattcattcatgaagtcatttattcaataaacattcattAAGCTAGGGAGCTATGCGAGGGCCTTCCAAAATCAAAGAAGATTGATGGCTGTTTGGGGCTAGACTgcacttttacttcttttaattttttggaggcAGATAGCAAGAGGGTGACCACAGAAATTTGTGATGGAATGTCCTTCTAGTCCCTCCTGAGTGCAGTGACCGAAGAAACTGTCGACCTTTCCTGCACCGCGTACAGCCTCCGCTGAGGGTGGGATACTTCAGGAGGGGACCCGAGAATTGGCAAAGCTCGGGATGGTGGGAAGGCCCTGGGTGAGGCCGTCCTTGAGGCGCGGCACTTCAGTGTTTGCTTGACAGGCGCTGTCTCAGTCCTCACGAGAAAGATCATTGTCTCAACCTTAAGCTTTATCTTAAAACTTTAAGGTTTTAAGATCAGGGCACCCGGAGCCTGAGGGAAGTCAAGAAAACCTCCCAAACTGATGGGGAGAACGCTGGCTCTCAAAGCCGCATTTGTCTGAGGGAGGCTGACTCTGAATCAGGACACCAGGCTGCTTCTCGCCCTCCCCAGAGTGTCTCGAGGAAGGCTGGTTTCACTCTCCCCCCCCTCCCGATCCATCCTGCAGAGCTCTCTGGAGGACCATCTTGAGGGTCTTGTGCCGCTGGGGCCACCGCTGTCTACAGGAGCCAACGAAGAAGTAAATGATCGGGTTGACACAGCTGTTGACACAGGACAGGACAATTGCAACCAGACAGAGATGCCTGAGGACTGTATCAGAGCTCGTCTGGATCCAGTGTAAGAGGAACCAGTGAATGCCGAAGGGCAGGCCGCAGAGGAGGAAGACCAGCACTGTGAGAGCTATGGTCACATACAGCCTGGTCAGCCGCATCCGATGGGAGCCGCGCAGGAATCTGGTCACCAGGGCCAGGCTGGACCCAGAGAGAAGCACGAATAAGAACAGCAGCCAGGCGGCAGTGATGAAATCAAACGCCTGACACCAATGATCGTCAATATCCTGGAACAGGAAGCCGCAGTACTTCCCTTCCAGGGTGCTCAAAAGCAAGGacagggcccagagcagggcacACATCAGAGCTGACGTGTGTCTTGGGCGGTGGCAGCGGTACCAGATGGGACACAGGACCGACAGGCAGCGCTCCGTGCTAAGGGCACTGAGAATGCTCAGGCTTGCGATGTAAGCAAAGGTCCACACGGTGGTGAAAAAGCTggggatggaaaggggcatggaaTGGAATTTGACGAGAGCCTGCAGGGAATAGACAacctgggaggagaggaaaaggaagtcgGCTCCTGCCAGGTTGAGGATATAGACGGAGAAGGCGTTCCTCTGCATGCGGAAGCCCAGGAGCCAGAGCACGATCAGGTTTCCTACCAGCCCACCGAGGGCAAAGGTGAGGCTCAGCAAGGCCAGGGTCAGCATCTCCATGGGGAAAGTTTGCAGAAAGTCCCGGTCACTTCCATTCACTGGTGTGAGTGTGCTCTCCCAGGCTGGGGCGGTGGGATCGATGCTCAGAAACCCTCCACTGGTATTCCTGGGAACACAAACAACACTGAGCACCCGCTGTATGCTCACTGATTCTCAGGGCCACTCTGCTACGTGGGGATTACTGTCTCCATgttacagaggagggaaaaggaggctTGCAGAGGTTAAGAGATGAAGATACTTGCTGGAgactgctgggtggctcagtgggttaagcgtctgccttcggctcgggtcatgagtccggcatcagggtccttgctcagcagggaagcctgcttctccctccgcctgcagctccctgtgcttgtgctccatctctctctctttctctctcaaataaataaataaataagtaaaatcttttaaaaaaaatgatacttgCTGAACACCACACTGCTTTGGAGTTCTGGAACCTGGATTCAGACCAGTTCTCTCTGACTCTAAAGTCTGGACTCTCTCCACTGCAACATGGACCTTCTACTGTCACGGGAACATTCTGTGGTTCAAACACCTCTTCTACCCATGTCAGGTCTGCAGGAGGCAAGAGGAGACAAGTCTGGACAGATTATGTGTGGTGACAACCAGACTCTGAGCTTGGCATTCCGTCTGCCTGGGACGGAGATTTCCTCTTAGGGGCCAGGAAGTTGGAAGACCCAGGCATGACCTGTGGACGATCTCAGGGACTGAAGGTGGTCCATCCACCAGAAAAGAGGTCATGATTTGGAGTCATGAAGAGAACGTGACCTCTTGCAATGACAGGTATAAGTATGGCCAAGCCTCTTGGCCAGAAATGGCCCAGCACATCAGTTTTATGAAGGACAGGAAATACTTTCCTCCTGGCCCCCTGCTCAGTTGCGGGGGACACGGTCTAAGTCACTCTTACAATGGATTT is a window from the Ursus arctos isolate Adak ecotype North America unplaced genomic scaffold, UrsArc2.0 scaffold_23, whole genome shotgun sequence genome containing:
- the MRGPRX2 gene encoding mas-related G-protein coupled receptor member X2; protein product: MEMLTLALLSLTFALGGLVGNLIVLWLLGFRMQRNAFSVYILNLAGADFLFLSSQVVYSLQALVKFHSMPLSIPSFFTTVWTFAYIASLSILSALSTERCLSVLCPIWYRCHRPRHTSALMCALLWALSLLLSTLEGKYCGFLFQDIDDHWCQAFDFITAAWLLFLFVLLSGSSLALVTRFLRGSHRMRLTRLYVTIALTVLVFLLCGLPFGIHWFLLHWIQTSSDTVLRHLCLVAIVLSCVNSCVNPIIYFFVGSCRQRWPQRHKTLKMVLQRALQDGSGGGGE